TTGCCGCATCTAAAGACAACTTTCAGCGTACACTGGCAGTAAGTGAGACACCGGGTACTATTTCCGCACATGATGTAGAGGTAGCCAATGCCCGTATGGAGGCTGACAGTGCCATTATGAATGCCGAACTGGCCAACTTCCGGGCATTGGAAGCAACGCGTAGCTATCTCACAGTAACAGCTCCTTTTGACGGTGTGATCACAGAAAGAAATATCCATCCTGGTGCACTGGTAGGACCAGTAACAAAGTTAGAGGGCGGACCGATGCTGATGCTGGAGCAGGAAGACAGGCTGCGTCTTGTGGTACAGGTACCGGAGGTATATAGTGCGCAATTGTCGGACAGCCGGCAGGTAAGCTTCCATGTCAATGCACTGCCGGGCAGAAACTTTACAGGGAATATCAGCCGTCAGGCAGGGTCATTGAGTGACAGGTACCGTTCTGAAGCGGTGGAAGTGGACGTAGTGAATAGTCAGCATCTGCTGAAGCCGGGGATGTACGCGGAGATGTCTATTCCGGTAACAGGCTCTGTGCAGGCGATGGTTGTGCCGGCGAGCGCGATCGTCACTTCTACTGAAAAGAAGTATGTGGTAGCTGTACGTGAAGGGAAGACACGCTGGATCGATGTGCAGGAAGGTAATCATCATAGTGATTCATCAGAAGTATTTGGCAATCTGAAACCGGGAGAAAAAGTGATCTTGAATGCGAATGACGAGATAAAGGAAGGGATCAGCATCGATTAATGCAATATCACGGATGTAGTGGGAGAGGTTGTTCACCAATTGTGGACAACCTCTTTCATTTATAGGGTTGTCCCCGTTGTCCTCCGGCAGCATTTTTGTAACCTCTTTCATAAACGATTGATATGACAGTAAAGAAGTCCATGAACGAAAAACGTGCTATCAAGCAGATAAAACGTAAAAACGCAGGTGCTACCAGTGCGGCGAAGGCAGCCCCGAAGAAGGAATTCAATGATGACCAGAATAATGAGCTGGAAGGGTATGATGAGAATGAGTATGATGGAAAGGATAAAGCGGATGAAAAGAGGAAGAAGTCGTAAGTGAGTGGATAAGGCAGCGTAGGGAAAAGAAAAAGGGACCCTGAAAGAGCCCCTTATTTCTGAACGTACATAAGTTTAATTACTTCATCATCAGCACAGCGGATAATCCAGCGGATTTCCATTGCGCATTGTAGTTCGGCATGATCATCGTGCGCACAGCGGGCTCACGGTTCTCATTCTTTGGTGCAAAGAGGCGCTGTAGCTTTGGATAAGCCCAGTAAGCCGCTTTGGTACTCAGGATACCCAGACCTGCACCTGCAACAACATCACTTACCCAGTGACGGTTATTGTAGATACGCAGTACACCTGTTGCGGAAGCGACAGCATAACCTGCCACACCATACCAGGGACTTACATCTTTATATTCCTCCCACATGAACTGCGCCGTCATGAAAGCAACAGATGTGTGACCGGAAGGGAAAGAGTTGTAAGTACTGCCATCAGGACGAAGGCGTGCCGTAGCATTTTTGATGAAAAAAGTACTGGAAGTCACCAGAACGGACGACATTCCCAACAGTATAGTACGATCAGCGAAATTGTGTTTGCCTTTGATACCGGCCATATTCAATGCGTATACGGCGGCCGCAGGAACATATTTCAGATAATCATCGATACTGGTGCGGAAGGTTGGATGATCTTCCATGATCTCGTTCTTGGTGCTGCGGTCCAGGGAACGTAAAGTACCACTGGTCAGTGACACGGCGCCATAAGTCATCATGGCGGTAGGGACAATAATGCCTGCAAGTCGCGTCGTGTAATTGGGAATGCTGCGTTTCTGAGCGTAGTTCAGGTTCGTGTTAAAAACAGGGACCCGCTCGTCCATCAGTTCGGATGTTGTTGGCACATCGTTTGCGTGATGGATAGTCGTATCCGCATTCACATTCACAATTGCTGTGTCAGCATTTGCATAGACACAGTACGTCGACAGTTGCAGGCTAAGCAGTAAGAACAATCTCATGTTTGGTGCTGGTGAATTCTTTATGTTACTGTTAATACTTATTAAGTTACTACAAAATTGCTGAAAGATTCTGTCGACAATCTGAATATCCCACGTCTTTAACTATATTTTCACTTTTTTTTAGCAATAACTGGTATATTTGTGTTATATCAGTATCACATTTTACAGGAAATGGTGTCTTCCTGCACAAGAACCGTCTTCGCCTGATCTTTACATAGGCAAGTCTGATGGCGCCTGCAAATAATAAATTTGTCTTCCTGAGTATATTGGGAAGAAGCTGAAATTGTATTTATTTGTAGGCTAATGAAATATATTAAACACACTGTCGAACAACTGACGATCGCTTATCAGCTGCTACGCTGGACACTGATCATCGTTCCCGTCTCTCTTATTGTCGGTTCCCTTGTTGCTTTGTTTTTATGGTTACTCGAAAAGGTAACAATAATCCGGATAGACAACGGATGGTTGCTATGGTTATTGCCGTTGGCAGGTGTATTGATCCACTTTCTGTATAAAAAGATGGGTAGTAATACCGAAGCGGGTAACAACCTGATTATGGATGAGATCCACGAACCGGGAGGTGGTGTACCCGCCAGGATGGCGCCGCTGGTACTTGCGACCACTATCATCACACATTTATTTGGAGGGTCTGCAGGACGGGAGGGGACCGCCGTACAGATCGGTGGCAGTATGGCGAATATGCTGGCCCGCTGGATGCGGTTGTCACCGGCTGATGTAAGGATCATCCTGATGACAGGTATAGCTGCCGGTTTCGGGGCGGTATTCGGGACGCCGCTTACAGGGGCTGTATTTGCCCTGGAGGTGCTGGCGATAGGACTGATCCGCTACGATGCACTGATCCCCTGTCTCATCGCCGCCGTATTTGCCGATATCGTTTGTTCCGCCTGGGGCATCCATCATACCCATTACCAGATCCTCTTTGAACAACATCATGTGTTCTTCCATTTCGTTCATTTCGATTTCCTTCTACTCATAAAAGTAATTGGTTGCGGTGTCGCTTTCGGGCTGGCGAGCTACCTCTTCGCCACCTGCATGCGCAATATCAAAAGCTATGCAAAGAAATGGATCCAGCCAGCCTGGCTGATCCCTGTAGCAGGTGGTTTTATCGTGATTGGTGCCTGTTACTTACTAGGTACCCGCGATTATATTGGTCTGGGTGTAACATCTCCTGATCCCTATGGCGTCAGTATTGTCAATGCATTTACGACCAATCCGATCTCTGACTGGGGGTGGCTCTGGAAGTTACTACTTACTGCCATCACCCTGGGAATGGGCTTCAAGGGGGGGGAAGTAACGCCGTTGTTCTTTATTGGTGCTACACTTGGACATACACTTGCGGTGTTACTCGGCGCACCCGTGGATTTGTTTGCCGGTCTCGGATTTATTGCCGTATTTGCAGGTGCCACCAATACGCCGATAGCCTGTACGCTGATGGGCGTCGAACTTTTTGGCACAACTCATGTGCTATATTTTGCTGTTGCATGTTTCACTGCCTATTATTTCAGCGGACATGCCGGTATCTACAGTGCGCAACGTATAGCCGTACCGAAGAACCATCAAATTGATTAACCACACAACTGAATTTTAAACTTATGAGGGCTGTAGCCGTTCAGCAATTTAAAGGGATTCCCGAAGTAATGGAATTACCCCGTCCGGAAGTCAAACCCGGTACTGTTCTCGTCCGTGTAGCCGCTGCTGGTATGAATCCATTTGACTGGAAACTGGTCGATGGTATCCTGGATGGAACGATGCCGCATAAATTCCCCCTGGTCCTGGGCGTGGATGGCGCCGGTACAGTGGAAGCTGTCGGCGAAGGGGTTACACGCTTTAAAACCGGTGATAAGATCTATGGGCAGTTTATTCATTCCCCGGTTGGTGAAGGATCTTATGCCGAATATGTAGCTGTACCTGAGAAGGCCGCGATCTCACATGCGCCGGAAAGTATTTCTCTTGTCGATGCTGCCGCCATACCTACCGCAGGGATGACTGCGCAACAGTTGCTGGAACGACTCGGGTTGAAACATGAACAGACACTGTTACTTGTAGGCGCTACTGGTGGTGTTGGTTCGTTCTTGCTGCAGCTTGCAGCAATGCAGGGGATCTATGTGATCGCCACTGTAAGCAGTGAAGAGGGCGAAGAACGTGTGAAAAAGCTAGGTGCGAAGGAAACGGTAAATTATAAAAAATTATCTGTAGAAAAAGAGATCAGGAGCAGGTATCCATCTGGAGTGGACGGGTTAATCGATCTGGTGAGTCCTGCACCAGTGTTTAAGACAATGACGGAACTGGTGGCGAATGGCGGCGCGGCGCTGACCACTGCGTTTGTATCTACGCCCGAGGTGCTGAGCGCGAGAGGGCTGACGGGGGGGAACTTTGAGACACACGGGTCACCAGCGTCGCTGGATGTACTGACCGATGCGGTGGATAGTGGTATGTTGAAAGTGCCGGTTGGCGAGGTGATTACTATGGAGCAGGTAGCAGGTGCGATCGCAGAGAGCCGGAAGGTTAACGGGAAGGGAAAAACAGTGGTGAGGATCGCTGACGATGTAACGTGACCAGGCGTATTTAAGTGATGTATGTTTATTGTTTAATTATTGTAGTTGGCGTAGCCAGTGTTTGCTGGCTTTTGTATTTCAGACGTCCGTTTGGTAACAAGGGTTATTTATTGAAGATCGTATATGATGTTACTTACGCCGTATAACTGATATGCGGTATTTGAGAAACGTTGAGAAGTTGGTGTTCAACCGTCTTCTCAACGTTTTTTTACTGATTATTTGTGAATTACTGTTGATTGTTTGTTTATCATTACTGCTTGTTGGCTGATTGTTATCTATCGATTGTCATTCATTGTTGTAGTCACTGGCAATGTTCAGCTTTTCGATAGCACCTGCATCCAGTCCCAGCTGCGTTGCTTTTAACAGATCCTGTAGTTGCTGGGTGCTGGTAGCGCTGACGATGGGGGCAGTGATGCCAGGGTGCTGAATGAGCCATGCAATGGCTACGCTGGTCAGCG
The DNA window shown above is from Chitinophaga agri and carries:
- a CDS encoding efflux RND transporter periplasmic adaptor subunit gives rise to the protein MYKYLIIITLSGLMFTACREAAPKKKTAVKDGKGRKYELVAVVNQPLSSSIQLPAVLEAYQKVSIYPRVNGFVKKVAVDRGSAVRKGQVLITLEAPEIIEQYFAAQSKYLQAKAVFAASKDNFQRTLAVSETPGTISAHDVEVANARMEADSAIMNAELANFRALEATRSYLTVTAPFDGVITERNIHPGALVGPVTKLEGGPMLMLEQEDRLRLVVQVPEVYSAQLSDSRQVSFHVNALPGRNFTGNISRQAGSLSDRYRSEAVEVDVVNSQHLLKPGMYAEMSIPVTGSVQAMVVPASAIVTSTEKKYVVAVREGKTRWIDVQEGNHHSDSSEVFGNLKPGEKVILNANDEIKEGISID
- a CDS encoding phosphatase PAP2 family protein; translation: MRLFLLLSLQLSTYCVYANADTAIVNVNADTTIHHANDVPTTSELMDERVPVFNTNLNYAQKRSIPNYTTRLAGIIVPTAMMTYGAVSLTSGTLRSLDRSTKNEIMEDHPTFRTSIDDYLKYVPAAAVYALNMAGIKGKHNFADRTILLGMSSVLVTSSTFFIKNATARLRPDGSTYNSFPSGHTSVAFMTAQFMWEEYKDVSPWYGVAGYAVASATGVLRIYNNRHWVSDVVAGAGLGILSTKAAYWAYPKLQRLFAPKNENREPAVRTMIMPNYNAQWKSAGLSAVLMMK
- a CDS encoding voltage-gated chloride channel family protein, whose amino-acid sequence is MKYIKHTVEQLTIAYQLLRWTLIIVPVSLIVGSLVALFLWLLEKVTIIRIDNGWLLWLLPLAGVLIHFLYKKMGSNTEAGNNLIMDEIHEPGGGVPARMAPLVLATTIITHLFGGSAGREGTAVQIGGSMANMLARWMRLSPADVRIILMTGIAAGFGAVFGTPLTGAVFALEVLAIGLIRYDALIPCLIAAVFADIVCSAWGIHHTHYQILFEQHHVFFHFVHFDFLLLIKVIGCGVAFGLASYLFATCMRNIKSYAKKWIQPAWLIPVAGGFIVIGACYLLGTRDYIGLGVTSPDPYGVSIVNAFTTNPISDWGWLWKLLLTAITLGMGFKGGEVTPLFFIGATLGHTLAVLLGAPVDLFAGLGFIAVFAGATNTPIACTLMGVELFGTTHVLYFAVACFTAYYFSGHAGIYSAQRIAVPKNHQID
- a CDS encoding NADP-dependent oxidoreductase, encoding MRAVAVQQFKGIPEVMELPRPEVKPGTVLVRVAAAGMNPFDWKLVDGILDGTMPHKFPLVLGVDGAGTVEAVGEGVTRFKTGDKIYGQFIHSPVGEGSYAEYVAVPEKAAISHAPESISLVDAAAIPTAGMTAQQLLERLGLKHEQTLLLVGATGGVGSFLLQLAAMQGIYVIATVSSEEGEERVKKLGAKETVNYKKLSVEKEIRSRYPSGVDGLIDLVSPAPVFKTMTELVANGGAALTTAFVSTPEVLSARGLTGGNFETHGSPASLDVLTDAVDSGMLKVPVGEVITMEQVAGAIAESRKVNGKGKTVVRIADDVT